Proteins from a genomic interval of Zingiber officinale cultivar Zhangliang chromosome 2A, Zo_v1.1, whole genome shotgun sequence:
- the LOC122041397 gene encoding NAC domain-containing protein 62-like isoform X1 — MVRREMEVFTVDSLPLGFRFRPTDVELVNHYLKGKISGRIKSEVEVIPEIDVCKCEPWDLPAKALVKSSDEWFFFSPKDRKYPNSSRSNRATQAGYWKATGKDRMIRTKARETAIIGTKKTLVFYQGRAPKGVRTFWIMHEYRTTEPQLGSGGQGGFVLYRLFKKDGEQNPVSDADDCMERNVDDTQSSALSSASTMHSLGGMHNIEDAAMEPVTPLDQKPPLCDSQENIQLLPLCSDEQLSGASELFPDKNNFIRNNLQIQEESHFTGTVESPSDGVDFSLEDFTRFVVPELEEFASDGFHINSLMPPQMEHALYDGVEKQNLEDDSITEFLDGILCDPEECSPDVSNACSSLAPYYSYSPSEAFTIWDSTTCMSGDNKDMTADQVIEVLGEQSKPPVCSRSVLQKSIAAPVRQHTNQFSLLQNQNLGHNVSSVETTKSTHQESVNIENIDNARIHIIPRRNLLASNYPSEEKGSSTNRIRLQKSIHNASASKTDHISTINDDIVRSVIREVPEIVEHLEENTEFDLDSSINAKDPRGNAIFTVKASSTEFGDDPKSTGLRSRWAHKDEISKKTSDRSFKALAITSGSYSTIRIILILSALLFLCLGLSWCLSS; from the exons ATGGTGAGGAGGGAGATGGAGGTTTTCACCGTCGATTCGTTGCCTCTGGGATTCCGATTCCGTCCGACAGACGTGGAGCTGGTGAATCACTACCTCAAGGGGAAGATCAGTGGGCGGATCAAGTCCGAGGTGGAGGTCATCCCTGAGATAGATGTCTGCAAGTGCGAGCCGTGGGACCTTCCCG CTAAAGCGTTGGTCAAATCAAGCGACGAGTGGTTCTTCTTCTCGCCCAAGGACCGTAAGTATCCCAACAGCAGCCGTTCTAACCGAGCTACACAGGCTGGATACTGGAAAGCTACCGGTAAGGATCGGATGATCAGGACTAAGGCGCGGGAGACTGCGATTATAGGCACAAAGAAAACACTTGTCTTCTACCAAGGCCGTGCTCCCAAAGGCGTCCGAACTTTTTGGATTATGCATGAGTATCGAACCACTGAACCCCAGCTTGGTTCAGGAGGGCAG GGTGGTTTTGTTCTTTATCGGTTGTTCAAGAAGGATGGAGAGCAGAACCCTGTTTCTGATGCTGATGATTGTATGGAGAGAAATGTTGATGATACACAGAGTAGTGCTTTGTCTTCTGCTTCAACTATGCATTCACTAGGTGGGATGCATAATATAGAAGATGCTGCCATGGAACCTGTGACACCATTGGATCAGAAGCCTCCATTGTGTGATTCTCAGGAGAACATACAGCTTTTACCTCTATGTTCAGATGAGCAATTATCAGGTGCCAGTGAACTGTTTCCCGATAAAAATAATTTCATAAGAAACAATCTTCAAATTCAAGAGGAGAGCCATTTTACTGGCACTGTGGAATCACCATCAGATGGG GTTGATTTTTCATTGGAAGATTTTACACGTTTTGTTGTCCCAGAGTTGGAAGAATTTGCTTCAGATGGTTTTCATATCAATTCCTTAATGCCACCTCAAATGGAGCATGCGCTTTATGATGGTGTTGAGAAGCAAAATCTTGAAGATGATTCCATCACTGAATTCTTGGATGGAATTCTCTGTGATCCTGAGGAATGCTCCCCTGATGTATCAAATGCCTGTAGCAGTCTAGCGCCATATTATTCTTATAGCCCCTCAGAAGCATTTACAATCTGGGACAGCACAACATGCATGAGTGGGGATAATAAAGATATGACTGCAGAT CAGGTAATAGAAGTGCTTGGTGAACAGTCCAAACCGCCTGTTTGTTCAAGAAGCGTTCTGCAGAAGAGTATTGCTGCTCCAGTAAGACAACACACGAATCAGTTTTCTTTGCTTCAAAATCAGAATTTGGGCCATAACGTTTCCTCCGTGGAGACTACTAAAAGTACGCATCAAGAATCAGTTAATATTGAAAACATAGATAATGCTAGAATCCATATTATACCACGAAGGAATTTGTTGGCATCTAATTACCCGAGTGAAGAAAAAGGCTCGTCAACAAACCGGATACGCTTGCAAAAGTCCATTCACAATGCGTCTGCCTCCAAAACTGATCATATAAGCactataaatgatgatatagtccGCTCAGTTATCCGTGAG GTTCCAGAAATTGTGGAGCATCTTGAAGAAAACACAGAGTTTGATCTTGACAGCAGTATCAATGCTAAGGACCCTCGTG GTAATGCAATTTTTACAGTGAAAGCATCCTCTACTGAGTTTGGTGATGATCCCAAATCCACCGGATTGAGATCCAGATGGGCACATAAGGATGAAATCTCAAAGAAGACTAGTGATCGGTCTTTTAAGGCTTTGGCAATTACATCTGGTTCATACTCTACTATCAGAATCATTTTGATTCTTTCAGCCCTCTTGTTCCTTTGTCTTGGATTAAGTTGGTGCCTTAGTTCCTGA
- the LOC122041397 gene encoding uncharacterized protein LOC122041397 isoform X3 produces MIRTKARETAIIGTKKTLVFYQGRAPKGVRTFWIMHEYRTTEPQLGSGGQGGFVLYRLFKKDGEQNPVSDADDCMERNVDDTQSSALSSASTMHSLGGMHNIEDAAMEPVTPLDQKPPLCDSQENIQLLPLCSDEQLSGASELFPDKNNFIRNNLQIQEESHFTGTVESPSDGVDFSLEDFTRFVVPELEEFASDGFHINSLMPPQMEHALYDGVEKQNLEDDSITEFLDGILCDPEECSPDVSNACSSLAPYYSYSPSEAFTIWDSTTCMSGDNKDMTADQVIEVLGEQSKPPVCSRSVLQKSIAAPVRQHTNQFSLLQNQNLGHNVSSVETTKSTHQESVNIENIDNARIHIIPRRNLLASNYPSEEKGSSTNRIRLQKSIHNASASKTDHISTINDDIVRSVIREVPEIVEHLEENTEFDLDSSINAKDPRGNAIFTVKASSTEFGDDPKSTGLRSRWAHKDEISKKTSDRSFKALAITSGSYSTIRIILILSALLFLCLGLSWCLSS; encoded by the exons ATGATCAGGACTAAGGCGCGGGAGACTGCGATTATAGGCACAAAGAAAACACTTGTCTTCTACCAAGGCCGTGCTCCCAAAGGCGTCCGAACTTTTTGGATTATGCATGAGTATCGAACCACTGAACCCCAGCTTGGTTCAGGAGGGCAG GGTGGTTTTGTTCTTTATCGGTTGTTCAAGAAGGATGGAGAGCAGAACCCTGTTTCTGATGCTGATGATTGTATGGAGAGAAATGTTGATGATACACAGAGTAGTGCTTTGTCTTCTGCTTCAACTATGCATTCACTAGGTGGGATGCATAATATAGAAGATGCTGCCATGGAACCTGTGACACCATTGGATCAGAAGCCTCCATTGTGTGATTCTCAGGAGAACATACAGCTTTTACCTCTATGTTCAGATGAGCAATTATCAGGTGCCAGTGAACTGTTTCCCGATAAAAATAATTTCATAAGAAACAATCTTCAAATTCAAGAGGAGAGCCATTTTACTGGCACTGTGGAATCACCATCAGATGGG GTTGATTTTTCATTGGAAGATTTTACACGTTTTGTTGTCCCAGAGTTGGAAGAATTTGCTTCAGATGGTTTTCATATCAATTCCTTAATGCCACCTCAAATGGAGCATGCGCTTTATGATGGTGTTGAGAAGCAAAATCTTGAAGATGATTCCATCACTGAATTCTTGGATGGAATTCTCTGTGATCCTGAGGAATGCTCCCCTGATGTATCAAATGCCTGTAGCAGTCTAGCGCCATATTATTCTTATAGCCCCTCAGAAGCATTTACAATCTGGGACAGCACAACATGCATGAGTGGGGATAATAAAGATATGACTGCAGAT CAGGTAATAGAAGTGCTTGGTGAACAGTCCAAACCGCCTGTTTGTTCAAGAAGCGTTCTGCAGAAGAGTATTGCTGCTCCAGTAAGACAACACACGAATCAGTTTTCTTTGCTTCAAAATCAGAATTTGGGCCATAACGTTTCCTCCGTGGAGACTACTAAAAGTACGCATCAAGAATCAGTTAATATTGAAAACATAGATAATGCTAGAATCCATATTATACCACGAAGGAATTTGTTGGCATCTAATTACCCGAGTGAAGAAAAAGGCTCGTCAACAAACCGGATACGCTTGCAAAAGTCCATTCACAATGCGTCTGCCTCCAAAACTGATCATATAAGCactataaatgatgatatagtccGCTCAGTTATCCGTGAG GTTCCAGAAATTGTGGAGCATCTTGAAGAAAACACAGAGTTTGATCTTGACAGCAGTATCAATGCTAAGGACCCTCGTG GTAATGCAATTTTTACAGTGAAAGCATCCTCTACTGAGTTTGGTGATGATCCCAAATCCACCGGATTGAGATCCAGATGGGCACATAAGGATGAAATCTCAAAGAAGACTAGTGATCGGTCTTTTAAGGCTTTGGCAATTACATCTGGTTCATACTCTACTATCAGAATCATTTTGATTCTTTCAGCCCTCTTGTTCCTTTGTCTTGGATTAAGTTGGTGCCTTAGTTCCTGA
- the LOC122041397 gene encoding NAC domain-containing protein 62-like isoform X2 — MVRREMEVFTVDSLPLGFRFRPTDVELVNHYLKGKISGRIKSEVEVIPEIDVCKCEPWDLPAKALVKSSDEWFFFSPKDRKYPNSSRSNRATQAGYWKATGKDRMIRTKARETAIIGTKKTLVFYQGRAPKGVRTFWIMHEYRTTEPQLGSGGQGGFVLYRLFKKDGEQNPVSDADDCMERNVDDTQSSALSSASTMHSLGGMHNIEDAAMEPVTPLDQKPPLCDSQENIQLLPLCSDEQLSGASELFPDKNNFIRNNLQIQEESHFTGTVESPSDGVDFSLEDFTRFVVPELEEFASDGFHINSLMPPQMEHALYDGVEKQNLEDDSITEFLDGILCDPEECSPDVSNACSSLAPYYSYSPSEAFTIWDSTTCMSGDNKDMTADVIEVLGEQSKPPVCSRSVLQKSIAAPVRQHTNQFSLLQNQNLGHNVSSVETTKSTHQESVNIENIDNARIHIIPRRNLLASNYPSEEKGSSTNRIRLQKSIHNASASKTDHISTINDDIVRSVIREVPEIVEHLEENTEFDLDSSINAKDPRGNAIFTVKASSTEFGDDPKSTGLRSRWAHKDEISKKTSDRSFKALAITSGSYSTIRIILILSALLFLCLGLSWCLSS, encoded by the exons ATGGTGAGGAGGGAGATGGAGGTTTTCACCGTCGATTCGTTGCCTCTGGGATTCCGATTCCGTCCGACAGACGTGGAGCTGGTGAATCACTACCTCAAGGGGAAGATCAGTGGGCGGATCAAGTCCGAGGTGGAGGTCATCCCTGAGATAGATGTCTGCAAGTGCGAGCCGTGGGACCTTCCCG CTAAAGCGTTGGTCAAATCAAGCGACGAGTGGTTCTTCTTCTCGCCCAAGGACCGTAAGTATCCCAACAGCAGCCGTTCTAACCGAGCTACACAGGCTGGATACTGGAAAGCTACCGGTAAGGATCGGATGATCAGGACTAAGGCGCGGGAGACTGCGATTATAGGCACAAAGAAAACACTTGTCTTCTACCAAGGCCGTGCTCCCAAAGGCGTCCGAACTTTTTGGATTATGCATGAGTATCGAACCACTGAACCCCAGCTTGGTTCAGGAGGGCAG GGTGGTTTTGTTCTTTATCGGTTGTTCAAGAAGGATGGAGAGCAGAACCCTGTTTCTGATGCTGATGATTGTATGGAGAGAAATGTTGATGATACACAGAGTAGTGCTTTGTCTTCTGCTTCAACTATGCATTCACTAGGTGGGATGCATAATATAGAAGATGCTGCCATGGAACCTGTGACACCATTGGATCAGAAGCCTCCATTGTGTGATTCTCAGGAGAACATACAGCTTTTACCTCTATGTTCAGATGAGCAATTATCAGGTGCCAGTGAACTGTTTCCCGATAAAAATAATTTCATAAGAAACAATCTTCAAATTCAAGAGGAGAGCCATTTTACTGGCACTGTGGAATCACCATCAGATGGG GTTGATTTTTCATTGGAAGATTTTACACGTTTTGTTGTCCCAGAGTTGGAAGAATTTGCTTCAGATGGTTTTCATATCAATTCCTTAATGCCACCTCAAATGGAGCATGCGCTTTATGATGGTGTTGAGAAGCAAAATCTTGAAGATGATTCCATCACTGAATTCTTGGATGGAATTCTCTGTGATCCTGAGGAATGCTCCCCTGATGTATCAAATGCCTGTAGCAGTCTAGCGCCATATTATTCTTATAGCCCCTCAGAAGCATTTACAATCTGGGACAGCACAACATGCATGAGTGGGGATAATAAAGATATGACTGCAGAT GTAATAGAAGTGCTTGGTGAACAGTCCAAACCGCCTGTTTGTTCAAGAAGCGTTCTGCAGAAGAGTATTGCTGCTCCAGTAAGACAACACACGAATCAGTTTTCTTTGCTTCAAAATCAGAATTTGGGCCATAACGTTTCCTCCGTGGAGACTACTAAAAGTACGCATCAAGAATCAGTTAATATTGAAAACATAGATAATGCTAGAATCCATATTATACCACGAAGGAATTTGTTGGCATCTAATTACCCGAGTGAAGAAAAAGGCTCGTCAACAAACCGGATACGCTTGCAAAAGTCCATTCACAATGCGTCTGCCTCCAAAACTGATCATATAAGCactataaatgatgatatagtccGCTCAGTTATCCGTGAG GTTCCAGAAATTGTGGAGCATCTTGAAGAAAACACAGAGTTTGATCTTGACAGCAGTATCAATGCTAAGGACCCTCGTG GTAATGCAATTTTTACAGTGAAAGCATCCTCTACTGAGTTTGGTGATGATCCCAAATCCACCGGATTGAGATCCAGATGGGCACATAAGGATGAAATCTCAAAGAAGACTAGTGATCGGTCTTTTAAGGCTTTGGCAATTACATCTGGTTCATACTCTACTATCAGAATCATTTTGATTCTTTCAGCCCTCTTGTTCCTTTGTCTTGGATTAAGTTGGTGCCTTAGTTCCTGA